A single region of the Nitrospirota bacterium genome encodes:
- a CDS encoding fatty acid cis/trans isomerase: MKPILEARCIVCHGCYDAPCQLDLSAYEGIERGANKEKVYNPGRVLAAEPTRLFVDADSPEQWRKAGFFPVLNERAQTRDANLGAGLLVKMLQLKRQHPQPKVSPLPASFDFSLDRNQSCPTVEEFDRFAEKKPLWGMPYGMPDLTDREYGTLLTWLEEGAMAEAPPPLAASAMAHVSAWETFFNGDTAKEQLMSRYLYEHLFLADLYFGDRATRLFFRLVRSKTPPGEPIQLIATRRPYDAPMVPRVYYRLQPVRTSILDKTHMPYRLDDARMARYRTLFLDPDYVVSELPSYDPETSANPFATFHAIPARSRYEFLLDEAQFTLMNFIKGPVCRGQVALNVINERFWVVFVNPKSPLLDQEDQFLAREADNLRMPTEKSSNATALQTWLKYSNLEKAYFAAKTEYLKQHLAAGEEISLDLVWDGDGRNDNAGLTVFRHFDNATVVKGFVGDEPKTLVALRYPLLERIHYLLVAGYDVYGNIGHQLNSRLYMDFMRMEGEANFLTLLPAETRVKEWKHWYRDAGREVESYGELYNQRVNREPGIRYRTENPKSELVAMLRDRLAPVLNTEYAIKPDGDPGVRQQLERLSQLRGVAVSWLPQAAFLMIEGAQDPYMTIVHNNGMSNVSHMLSEQKRRLPEEDDLTVVGGFLGAYPNAFYRVPVAALPDFVGAVEGLGSEADYRALVSRFGVTRSDPEFWEVSDAVRTAFHAAAPIEAGLFDYNRLENR, from the coding sequence GTGAAGCCGATTTTGGAGGCGCGGTGTATCGTCTGTCACGGCTGTTACGATGCGCCGTGTCAGCTCGATCTCAGTGCGTATGAGGGCATCGAGCGTGGGGCCAATAAGGAGAAGGTCTACAACCCCGGTCGCGTGTTGGCCGCGGAGCCGACGCGGCTGTTCGTCGACGCGGACTCGCCGGAGCAATGGCGCAAGGCCGGGTTTTTCCCGGTGTTGAATGAACGGGCGCAGACCAGGGACGCTAATCTGGGTGCGGGGTTGCTGGTGAAGATGTTGCAGCTCAAGCGGCAGCACCCCCAGCCGAAGGTGAGTCCCCTGCCCGCGAGTTTTGATTTTTCGCTGGACCGAAATCAGTCGTGCCCGACGGTGGAGGAGTTCGACCGCTTTGCCGAGAAGAAGCCGTTGTGGGGAATGCCTTATGGCATGCCCGATCTCACGGACCGCGAGTACGGCACGCTGCTGACGTGGCTGGAGGAGGGGGCGATGGCGGAGGCGCCGCCCCCGTTGGCAGCGAGCGCGATGGCGCACGTATCGGCGTGGGAGACGTTCTTCAACGGCGACACGGCCAAAGAGCAGTTGATGAGTCGTTACCTCTACGAGCACCTCTTCCTTGCGGATCTGTATTTTGGGGACAGGGCGACGCGATTGTTCTTCCGGCTGGTCCGCTCCAAGACGCCGCCCGGCGAACCGATCCAATTGATCGCGACGCGGCGCCCGTACGACGCGCCGATGGTGCCTCGCGTGTACTATCGGCTGCAGCCGGTCCGGACCTCGATCCTGGACAAGACGCACATGCCGTATCGGCTCGACGACGCACGCATGGCGCGTTACCGGACCCTGTTCTTGGATCCGGACTACGTCGTCTCCGAGTTGCCGTCGTACGATCCCGAGACGTCGGCCAACCCCTTCGCCACGTTTCACGCGATTCCGGCGAGGTCGCGCTACGAGTTCCTGCTCGATGAGGCGCAGTTCACGCTCATGAATTTCATCAAGGGGCCGGTCTGTCGCGGGCAAGTGGCGCTCAATGTCATCAACGAGCGTTTCTGGGTCGTGTTCGTCAATCCCAAGAGCCCGCTTCTGGATCAGGAGGATCAATTCCTGGCCCGAGAAGCCGATAACCTGCGGATGCCAACGGAAAAGAGCAGCAACGCGACGGCGTTGCAGACCTGGCTGAAATACTCGAATTTGGAGAAGGCGTATTTCGCGGCCAAGACCGAGTATCTCAAGCAGCATCTCGCCGCAGGGGAGGAGATCTCGCTGGACCTGGTGTGGGACGGGGATGGGCGCAATGACAATGCAGGCCTCACCGTGTTTCGGCACTTCGACAACGCGACCGTGGTGAAGGGGTTCGTCGGAGACGAACCCAAGACCCTGGTCGCGCTCAGGTATCCGCTGCTGGAACGCATCCACTATCTGCTGGTCGCGGGCTATGACGTGTACGGTAATATCGGCCACCAATTGAATTCCCGGCTCTACATGGATTTCATGCGCATGGAGGGCGAGGCCAATTTCCTCACCCTGTTGCCGGCGGAAACCCGAGTGAAGGAATGGAAACACTGGTATCGCGACGCGGGACGCGAGGTCGAAAGCTACGGGGAGCTGTACAACCAACGCGTGAATCGCGAGCCCGGCATTCGGTACCGAACCGAGAACCCGAAATCGGAGTTGGTCGCGATGCTGCGCGATCGCCTCGCCCCCGTGTTGAACACCGAATATGCGATTAAGCCGGATGGCGATCCCGGAGTGCGGCAGCAACTGGAGCGCTTATCGCAGCTGCGGGGGGTGGCGGTGTCCTGGTTGCCGCAGGCCGCGTTCTTGATGATCGAGGGCGCGCAAGACCCGTACATGACCATCGTTCACAACAATGGCATGAGCAATGTGTCGCATATGCTCTCCGAACAGAAACGGCGCCTGCCCGAAGAAGACGATCTCACCGTGGTCGGAGGGTTTCTCGGCGCCTACCCCAACGCGTTCTATCGGGTGCCGGTCGCGGCCCTGCCGGACTTTGTCGGCGCCGTGGAAGGCCTGGGCAGCGAGGCGGACTATCGCGCCCTGGTCAGCCGCTTCGGCGTGACGCGGAGCGATCCCGAGTTCTGGGAGGTGAGCGACGCGGTGCGGACCGCCTTTCACGCGGCGGCTCCCATCGAGGCCGGCCTGTTCGACTACAATCGCCTAGAAAATCGGTAA
- a CDS encoding CopG family transcriptional regulator, giving the protein MTIRLDEELDRLLTQVCGKSGKNRSAVIRDALRRQLAIVLFERLRRRVMPFAEARGYLTDEDVFRRIS; this is encoded by the coding sequence GTGACCATCCGCCTCGACGAGGAGCTCGATCGGCTGCTGACTCAGGTGTGCGGGAAGTCCGGCAAGAACCGCAGCGCCGTCATCCGCGACGCCTTGCGGAGGCAACTCGCGATCGTGCTGTTCGAACGCTTGCGACGCCGCGTGATGCCCTTCGCCGAAGCGAGGGGTTACCTCACCGACGAGGATGTCTTCCGCCGTATTTCGTGA
- a CDS encoding PIN domain-containing protein, which yields MRVFLDTNVIVAAFATRGLCADVFRVILAEHNLVTADPVIREVDAVLSKKIGLPRKTISEVLALLKKYRVAAQRRLPLEVSLRDPRTVPSWPPRSLQTPMCSSPATTTSSPNATVFR from the coding sequence GTGAGGGTGTTCCTCGACACGAACGTCATCGTCGCGGCCTTCGCGACACGCGGGCTCTGCGCGGACGTCTTCCGGGTGATCTTGGCCGAACACAACTTGGTCACCGCCGACCCGGTCATCCGTGAGGTCGACGCCGTGCTCTCCAAGAAGATCGGCCTTCCACGAAAAACAATCAGCGAAGTCCTCGCGCTCCTGAAGAAGTACCGCGTCGCGGCGCAACGCCGATTACCCCTGGAGGTTTCGCTCCGCGACCCAAGGACCGTCCCATCGTGGCCGCCGCGATCGCTGCAAACGCCGATGTGCTCGTCACCGGCGACCACGACATCCTCGCCGAACGCGACCGTCTTCCGCTGA
- a CDS encoding TetR/AcrR family transcriptional regulator codes for MRTANPDSPTKEKLLDAAQRLMLAKGFPATTVEEICETAGLTKGSFFHYFESKDDLGQAVLDRYAGQGLGALETASFRGQRDPLKRILASIDHWIDLVKDPSAPCGCLLGNFAQELSDTHPKIRAQCARHFDRWTQMLKQDFDEAKSAYRPRAQIDTQGLAEHYVAVLEGALLLTKAKSDRKVFERNLTHLKRYIRTVFEGE; via the coding sequence ATGCGAACCGCCAACCCTGATTCCCCCACCAAAGAGAAGTTGCTCGATGCCGCGCAGCGCCTCATGCTGGCGAAGGGATTTCCCGCCACCACGGTCGAGGAAATCTGCGAGACCGCCGGCCTGACCAAGGGTAGTTTCTTTCACTATTTCGAGAGCAAGGACGATTTGGGCCAGGCGGTGCTGGACCGCTACGCGGGACAAGGCCTCGGGGCGCTCGAAACCGCGTCGTTTCGTGGGCAGCGCGATCCGTTGAAACGGATTCTAGCGTCGATCGACCACTGGATCGACCTCGTCAAGGACCCGTCGGCGCCATGCGGTTGTTTGCTCGGCAACTTCGCCCAGGAGCTGTCCGATACCCACCCGAAGATTCGGGCCCAGTGCGCGCGGCACTTTGACCGGTGGACCCAGATGCTCAAGCAGGACTTCGACGAGGCAAAGTCCGCCTACCGCCCGCGCGCCCAGATCGACACGCAAGGACTCGCCGAGCACTACGTAGCGGTCCTCGAGGGCGCGCTGTTATTAACCAAGGCTAAGAGCGACCGGAAGGTCTTCGAGCGAAACTTAACCCATCTCAAACGCTATATCCGGACGGTCTTCGAGGGCGAGTAG